In one window of Photobacterium leiognathi DNA:
- the mtnN gene encoding 5'-methylthioadenosine/S-adenosylhomocysteine nucleosidase, which translates to MKIGIIGAMEQEVAILKAQLENCETHNKAGCTIYTSTLNGADVVLLQSGIGKVAAAVGTAVLLETFQPDVVINTGSAGGFESSLNVGDVVISTEVRYHDADVTAFGYEIGQMAQQPAAFLSDEKLMDVAEQALTALPEKPHAVRGLICTGDAFVCSAEKQNFIRTNFPSVVAVEMEAAAIAQACHQFKVPFVVVRAISDVADKESPMSFDEFLPLAAKSSSIMVEKMVELLK; encoded by the coding sequence ATGAAAATCGGCATTATTGGCGCAATGGAGCAAGAAGTTGCGATCCTAAAAGCACAACTAGAAAACTGCGAAACACACAACAAAGCAGGTTGTACTATTTACACGAGTACGCTAAATGGTGCGGATGTTGTCTTGTTACAATCAGGCATTGGTAAAGTAGCCGCAGCAGTAGGTACAGCAGTACTACTTGAAACCTTCCAACCTGATGTTGTGATCAACACAGGCTCTGCTGGCGGTTTTGAATCAAGCCTTAACGTTGGTGATGTAGTGATCTCAACAGAAGTTCGCTACCACGATGCTGACGTAACAGCATTTGGTTACGAAATCGGTCAAATGGCACAACAGCCAGCCGCTTTCCTATCTGACGAAAAACTTATGGATGTAGCAGAGCAAGCGCTTACAGCTTTACCTGAAAAGCCACACGCTGTTCGCGGTCTGATCTGTACTGGCGATGCATTCGTATGTAGCGCTGAAAAGCAAAACTTCATTCGCACCAACTTCCCATCAGTTGTTGCGGTTGAAATGGAAGCGGCGGCCATTGCTCAAGCTTGTCACCAATTTAAAGTACCGTTTGTTGTGGTTCGTGCAATTTCTGATGTTGCTGATAAAGAATCACCAATGAGCTTTGATGAGTTCCTGCCACTTGCAGCGAAAAGCTCATCAATCATGGTTGAGAAAATGGTTGAGCTACTTAAGTAA
- a CDS encoding cobalamin biosynthesis family protein encodes MESLVALLTTNSSLLALWGALLLHWVLPIPYPLHPIVIWQRLALLIAERVNHPKENPSQRILAGSLAWFLMSGTVLILLFAFSQLVWYQTIFQMTLLWMAIDWQTSAKLAKQFNQAYNLEHKGRCRELLADHVNRNTENLSLLGLGKAGAETLLLGYGRNVIGVLFWYAIGGGIAAIMYRLAISLARTWSPSREQYRFFGLPAIRIALILDIVPLRLFALLITLGQNAKLAFKGLMQQGENWQLPGPGWLLVATGHKLSLSLGGPAMYNQIKMERPRIGGKIAPASLHLAQIQQLMTSRLWCWIIIESGLLILFHGLA; translated from the coding sequence ATGGAATCACTTGTTGCGTTACTCACAACCAATAGCTCCCTACTCGCTTTGTGGGGGGCTTTGTTGTTGCATTGGGTTTTACCCATTCCCTACCCACTTCATCCCATTGTTATTTGGCAACGTCTTGCTCTTTTGATAGCAGAGCGTGTTAATCATCCCAAAGAAAATCCATCCCAACGCATTCTTGCAGGCTCACTCGCTTGGTTTTTAATGTCGGGCACAGTACTGATCTTATTGTTCGCTTTCAGCCAACTGGTTTGGTATCAAACCATTTTCCAGATGACATTACTTTGGATGGCAATTGATTGGCAAACTTCAGCGAAACTCGCCAAACAGTTTAATCAAGCCTATAACCTTGAGCACAAAGGGCGATGCCGAGAATTATTAGCCGATCACGTCAATCGTAATACTGAAAATTTATCATTACTTGGACTAGGTAAAGCTGGTGCGGAAACCCTATTACTTGGCTACGGGCGCAATGTGATTGGAGTATTATTCTGGTACGCCATTGGTGGTGGGATCGCTGCGATTATGTATCGCTTAGCCATTAGTCTCGCCCGTACGTGGTCACCGAGCCGTGAACAATATCGCTTCTTTGGCCTGCCAGCGATCCGCATTGCACTTATTTTAGATATCGTACCGCTACGCTTATTTGCGCTATTAATTACCCTAGGTCAAAATGCCAAGCTCGCTTTCAAAGGGCTAATGCAACAAGGAGAAAACTGGCAGTTACCTGGGCCTGGCTGGTTACTTGTCGCCACCGGTCACAAACTGTCTTTATCTCTAGGTGGCCCTGCGATGTACAACCAAATAAAAATGGAGCGACCTCGTATTGGTGGCAAAATTGCACCTGCATCGCTTCATCTTGCTCAAATTCAGCAATTAATGACGAGCCGACTATGGTGTTGGATCATTATCGAAAGCGGCCTACTCATTCTTTTTCACGGACTAGCTTAA
- the btuF gene encoding vitamin B12 ABC transporter substrate-binding protein BtuF, protein MRFLLLLVALFPFSSAFAEQSQFVQRIISLSPHMTELAYSAGLGDKLIAASDYSDYSDYPEQAKKLERVANYRGIKMERILALKPDLILAWKGGNPSREMTRLQQLGIKIFYSNPTQLTDIADTIIKLGQFSDDPSIAKTAATQFKLQLANIKEQYKNKPKVRYFYQLSDSPILTLSDGNWPSPVFSVCGGENIFATSTAAYPQVNQEQVVVRQPDVIFGSSHATSQKNSPWLNWQGELPAVDNHHLYQLNSDWLNRPTLRTLNAIKQVCQLLDKARNQ, encoded by the coding sequence ATGCGCTTTCTACTTCTTCTTGTTGCTCTATTCCCATTCTCATCTGCCTTTGCAGAACAATCACAGTTTGTTCAACGCATTATTAGTTTATCGCCACACATGACTGAGCTCGCGTATAGTGCGGGATTGGGAGATAAACTGATCGCCGCCAGTGATTACAGTGATTACAGTGATTATCCAGAACAGGCAAAAAAGCTAGAGCGTGTCGCGAACTATCGCGGGATCAAAATGGAGCGTATTCTGGCACTAAAGCCCGATCTAATACTAGCGTGGAAAGGCGGCAACCCAAGTCGAGAAATGACACGGTTACAACAACTTGGGATTAAGATCTTTTATTCGAATCCAACTCAATTAACAGATATTGCAGATACGATTATCAAACTAGGTCAATTTTCTGATGATCCAAGCATAGCTAAAACAGCTGCGACACAATTTAAGCTGCAACTGGCAAACATAAAAGAGCAATACAAAAACAAACCTAAGGTTCGTTACTTTTACCAATTAAGTGACAGTCCTATTTTGACACTATCTGACGGTAACTGGCCTAGCCCTGTTTTTAGCGTTTGTGGCGGCGAGAATATTTTTGCCACCAGCACAGCCGCTTATCCACAAGTGAATCAAGAGCAGGTTGTTGTACGTCAACCTGACGTGATCTTTGGCTCAAGCCATGCAACATCACAAAAAAATAGCCCATGGTTAAATTGGCAAGGTGAACTGCCAGCAGTTGATAACCACCACCTTTACCAGCTTAATAGTGATTGGTTAAACCGCCCAACATTGCGCACACTCAATGCGATTAAACAAGTGTGTCAACTTCTGGATAAAGCAAGAAACCAGTAA
- a CDS encoding TRIC cation channel family protein has protein sequence MLIYILDMFGTAIFAASGVLMAGRLRMDPFGVIVLASVTAIGGGTIRDMALGAAPVFWITDTNYLWVIFITCIFTMLATQRPKRMPWYFLPVADAIGLAVFVAIGVEKALRYGASPMVAVIMGVITGCGGGVIRDVLGREIPMVLRMEVYATACIIGGIVHTAGLSLGILPSVAAVMGIITTLTIRLAAIRWNLSLPIFALRS, from the coding sequence ATGCTCATCTATATTCTCGATATGTTCGGCACCGCCATTTTTGCGGCTTCGGGAGTACTCATGGCTGGAAGATTACGAATGGATCCTTTCGGCGTCATTGTACTAGCCAGCGTAACTGCCATTGGTGGTGGCACCATTCGTGATATGGCATTAGGTGCAGCCCCTGTTTTCTGGATCACTGATACTAATTATCTTTGGGTGATCTTTATTACCTGCATTTTCACCATGCTTGCTACCCAACGTCCTAAACGTATGCCTTGGTATTTTTTACCCGTCGCTGATGCCATTGGGCTTGCCGTGTTTGTTGCTATTGGTGTTGAAAAAGCCCTACGCTATGGTGCATCACCAATGGTTGCGGTGATCATGGGTGTAATCACGGGCTGTGGTGGTGGCGTTATCCGTGATGTATTAGGCCGAGAGATCCCAATGGTGTTGCGTATGGAAGTATATGCTACTGCCTGTATTATTGGTGGTATTGTACACACTGCAGGCTTATCGCTTGGGATATTACCTTCTGTTGCTGCTGTGATGGGAATTATAACCACCCTCACCATTAGGCTTGCCGCTATTCGCTGGAATTTATCCCTGCCTATCTTTGCCTTACGCAGCTAA
- a CDS encoding IS4 family transposase: MLSHWLIDVDAFAAPESLSLFQRDLPLEWIQQALDETNKASIRRRKLPAELVVWLIVGIGLYRNRSITDVLNKLDLQLSRSQGDSIAPSAIPQARKRLTAQPLKALFSLTAKYWTKAEDSGDTWKGLRLFSVDGTQFRSHDTPELASHFQYVKHGKIQHTEYPIVRLCALCSLRSRLIHNVAFGPSNIGEENYAKQLISSITPDSLTIFDRCYLGAELMINWQRQHDSSHWMTPIKSNTRYTVIKQLDEAGRDLIVEMDVSKYARAKDPSLPEKWQARLVLYPEKTQKYHIQGLLTSLVGEHYSYQALLDVYFERWEIENSYGEIKHDMLEDEILLRSQSVEGIEQEIWGILIAYNLVRLEISRIAAEANVSPLRISFMMALRDIQDELMWCAIASPGSIPQKLRAMRKQVKRYILPERKKRPKQRAVRINKTRYPVRSKHLK; encoded by the coding sequence ATGTTGTCACATTGGCTCATTGATGTAGATGCGTTTGCAGCACCAGAATCACTCTCATTATTTCAAAGAGACTTACCTCTTGAGTGGATTCAACAAGCATTAGATGAAACCAATAAGGCCAGTATACGCAGACGAAAATTACCTGCGGAATTGGTTGTTTGGTTAATCGTTGGAATTGGCCTATATCGTAATAGATCGATAACCGATGTCTTGAATAAACTTGATTTGCAATTATCGCGATCACAAGGTGATTCTATTGCACCAAGTGCTATCCCTCAGGCGCGAAAACGATTGACAGCACAGCCTCTAAAAGCACTTTTCTCACTCACTGCCAAATATTGGACGAAAGCCGAAGATAGCGGAGACACATGGAAAGGCTTACGCCTTTTCTCTGTCGATGGAACTCAATTTAGAAGTCATGATACTCCAGAATTAGCGAGTCACTTTCAGTATGTCAAACACGGTAAGATACAGCATACAGAATACCCTATCGTCAGGTTATGTGCTTTATGCTCCCTTCGTAGTCGATTAATACACAACGTAGCATTTGGTCCCAGCAATATTGGTGAAGAGAACTATGCTAAACAGCTTATATCCTCAATAACGCCAGATTCTTTAACTATTTTTGACCGATGTTATCTTGGCGCCGAGTTGATGATTAATTGGCAACGTCAGCATGATTCGAGTCATTGGATGACTCCAATTAAATCAAATACGCGATATACCGTCATTAAGCAGCTTGATGAAGCAGGACGAGATTTGATTGTAGAAATGGATGTATCCAAATATGCAAGAGCTAAAGACCCAAGCCTTCCTGAAAAATGGCAAGCTCGATTAGTGCTTTATCCAGAAAAAACTCAAAAATATCATATCCAAGGGCTTCTTACTTCCTTAGTTGGTGAGCATTATAGCTATCAAGCTTTGCTTGATGTTTATTTCGAACGTTGGGAGATAGAAAACAGTTATGGTGAAATAAAACATGACATGCTTGAAGATGAAATATTATTGCGTAGTCAATCAGTAGAAGGTATTGAGCAAGAAATATGGGGAATATTGATAGCTTATAATCTTGTTCGCTTAGAAATAAGTAGAATAGCGGCAGAAGCGAATGTTTCACCATTACGGATAAGTTTTATGATGGCGTTAAGAGATATTCAAGATGAATTAATGTGGTGTGCCATCGCTTCGCCAGGTTCAATTCCTCAAAAACTGAGAGCAATGAGAAAACAAGTAAAGCGTTACATATTACCTGAAAGAAAAAAACGGCCCAAGCAGAGAGCCGTTCGTATCAATAAAACTCGTTATCCAGTTCGTTCCAAACACCTTAAGTGA
- a CDS encoding DedA family protein, whose protein sequence is MESIQHIITELTPLLHEYGYYILALAIAVEGMGIPAPGQSLLIVASLLASTDKMSLPMVLTVAWASSFIGNSIGYFIGRQFYHVLTKKEWIKPRTLSKLHQFIDRYGMLGLVISRFVEGIKQFMCIGCGIAQMPVQLFLLGNFLAVTVWLLVFGVAPAYLHDELGPILAFYHKYQMQCWAVVVVLVCALAWWVIRHFKRRRATSIEE, encoded by the coding sequence ATGGAATCGATTCAACATATTATTACCGAACTGACCCCGTTACTGCACGAGTATGGATACTATATTTTAGCTCTAGCCATTGCTGTTGAAGGCATGGGTATTCCTGCACCTGGTCAGTCACTATTGATTGTAGCTAGTTTACTTGCCTCTACCGATAAAATGTCTCTGCCCATGGTGTTAACTGTGGCTTGGGCAAGTAGCTTTATTGGTAACAGTATTGGTTACTTTATTGGCCGTCAGTTTTACCATGTTTTAACTAAAAAAGAATGGATTAAGCCCCGTACCTTAAGCAAACTTCACCAGTTTATTGATCGCTACGGCATGTTAGGGTTAGTGATCAGCCGTTTTGTTGAAGGTATTAAGCAATTTATGTGTATTGGCTGTGGTATTGCCCAGATGCCAGTTCAGCTTTTCCTACTTGGTAACTTCTTAGCTGTTACTGTATGGCTGCTTGTTTTCGGTGTTGCACCAGCTTATTTACATGATGAATTAGGTCCAATTTTAGCGTTTTATCATAAATATCAAATGCAATGCTGGGCTGTTGTTGTTGTACTAGTTTGTGCATTAGCGTGGTGGGTTATTCGTCACTTTAAACGTCGTCGTGCAACTTCTATCGAAGAATAA
- the tyrS gene encoding tyrosine--tRNA ligase — translation MVNIEQALVEIKRGVDELIPEAELIEKLKENRPLRIKLGADPTAPDIHLGHTVILNKLRTFQELGHEVTFLIGDFTGMVGDPTGKNVTRPPLTREDVLRNAETYKEQVFKILDPAKTKIAFNSTWLSELGAEGMIRLASNQTVARMLERDDFKKRYTENRPIAIHEFMYPLLQGYDSVAMETDVELGGTDQKFNLLMGRELQKSHGQKPQVVLTMPLLVGLDGVKKMSKSANNYIGIADAPSEMFGKIMSISDDLMWSYFELLSFRPMSEIEQFKADVAAGKNPRDVKFLLAKEIIARFHSEEEAEAALQEFISRFQKGNLPDEMPEFEFEAGLPIANLLKEAALVNSTSDAMRMIRQGAVKQDGEKVEDTKLVPAAGNYVFQVGKRKFARVTIK, via the coding sequence ATGGTCAACATTGAACAAGCACTTGTTGAGATAAAGCGTGGGGTAGATGAGCTTATCCCTGAAGCTGAGCTGATTGAAAAGCTAAAAGAAAACCGTCCACTACGTATTAAATTAGGTGCCGATCCTACAGCACCCGATATTCACCTTGGTCACACGGTTATTCTTAATAAGTTGCGTACTTTTCAGGAACTAGGCCATGAAGTCACTTTCCTTATTGGTGATTTTACAGGTATGGTTGGTGATCCAACTGGTAAGAACGTAACTCGTCCACCGCTAACGCGTGAAGATGTACTGCGTAACGCAGAAACATACAAAGAGCAGGTATTTAAGATCCTTGATCCTGCTAAAACGAAAATTGCGTTTAACTCTACATGGCTATCAGAGCTAGGTGCAGAAGGTATGATCCGTCTAGCATCTAATCAAACGGTTGCTCGTATGCTAGAGCGTGACGATTTCAAAAAGCGTTACACAGAAAATCGTCCAATTGCGATCCACGAATTCATGTACCCATTACTACAAGGTTACGACTCAGTAGCAATGGAAACTGACGTAGAGCTGGGTGGTACGGATCAGAAGTTCAACCTACTAATGGGTCGTGAGCTACAAAAATCTCACGGTCAGAAGCCACAGGTTGTCCTAACGATGCCATTACTTGTTGGTTTAGACGGCGTTAAGAAGATGTCTAAGTCAGCAAATAACTACATTGGTATTGCTGATGCACCAAGCGAAATGTTTGGTAAGATCATGTCTATCTCTGACGATCTAATGTGGAGCTACTTCGAGTTGCTATCATTCCGCCCAATGAGCGAGATCGAGCAATTTAAAGCTGACGTTGCAGCAGGTAAGAATCCACGTGATGTGAAGTTCCTACTAGCGAAAGAAATCATTGCGCGTTTCCACTCAGAAGAAGAAGCAGAAGCTGCACTTCAAGAGTTCATCAGCCGTTTCCAAAAAGGTAACCTACCTGATGAAATGCCTGAGTTTGAATTCGAAGCAGGTCTACCAATTGCTAACTTACTAAAAGAAGCGGCACTGGTTAACTCAACTTCTGATGCAATGCGTATGATCCGTCAAGGCGCTGTGAAGCAAGACGGTGAGAAAGTAGAAGATACTAAATTAGTACCTGCTGCTGGTAATTACGTATTCCAAGTAGGTAAGCGTAAGTTTGCTCGCGTGACGATTAAATAA
- a CDS encoding peptidoglycan DD-metalloendopeptidase family protein, translated as MKGTSSLRFPRKNLFFIILISFATLGLIALPPPEQESDPETERKFKIGVAYPVPISSASTTTFSNKEETQKLTWKKHVVESGESLAIAFDNIGLDGNTLHTLLETDENTKQLERLRPGNVIEFGFNKEGQLTELRHPRNHLETLIVRHNGKSFTSELDKKKIETHTNFAHATIETSFWSAADKAGLTANQIMEIAALFGWDIDFALDIRKGDKFEVLFEQHYLDGHPVDRGSILAATFTNMGQTFTAVRNEDGKYYDKDGQAMRKAFLRSPVNFRYVSSNFNPRRLHPVTGRVKAHRGTDYVAPVGTPIWAAGDGVVLKSAYNKFNGNYVFIKHSTKYVTKYLHLTKRMVKTGQRVKQGDTIGTLGGTGRVTGPHLHYEFLVNGEHKNPRTVDLPQANSLSGKEQTAFKQRSKQQLAHINQLSQLVPNNNILLN; from the coding sequence ATGAAAGGAACTTCATCGCTTCGCTTCCCAAGGAAGAACCTCTTTTTTATCATTTTAATCAGTTTCGCGACTCTCGGTCTCATTGCTTTACCTCCTCCAGAACAAGAAAGTGATCCCGAAACAGAGCGTAAATTTAAAATCGGTGTCGCTTATCCTGTCCCGATCTCATCAGCCTCCACAACAACCTTTTCCAATAAAGAAGAAACCCAAAAGCTCACATGGAAAAAACATGTGGTAGAAAGTGGTGAAAGTCTCGCAATTGCTTTTGATAATATCGGGCTTGATGGCAACACCTTACATACCTTGTTAGAAACAGACGAGAACACTAAACAGCTCGAGCGACTTCGCCCAGGTAATGTCATTGAGTTTGGGTTTAATAAAGAAGGGCAACTAACGGAACTGCGTCATCCTCGTAATCATTTAGAAACGCTTATTGTTCGACATAATGGAAAATCATTCACTAGCGAGCTAGATAAGAAAAAAATCGAAACCCATACTAATTTTGCCCATGCCACTATCGAAACCAGTTTCTGGAGTGCCGCCGATAAAGCAGGATTAACCGCTAACCAAATTATGGAAATCGCAGCACTATTTGGTTGGGATATCGACTTTGCACTCGATATACGCAAAGGAGACAAATTTGAAGTATTGTTTGAACAACACTACCTTGATGGTCACCCGGTTGATCGCGGCTCAATATTAGCAGCCACCTTTACCAACATGGGGCAAACCTTCACCGCGGTTCGTAACGAAGATGGAAAATACTACGACAAAGACGGTCAAGCGATGCGTAAAGCCTTCTTACGCTCCCCAGTCAACTTCCGCTATGTAAGTTCGAACTTTAACCCTCGCCGTCTACACCCTGTCACCGGACGAGTTAAAGCACACCGTGGTACCGATTATGTCGCACCTGTTGGTACACCTATTTGGGCTGCTGGTGATGGTGTGGTATTAAAATCTGCCTATAACAAGTTCAATGGTAACTATGTTTTTATCAAGCACAGTACTAAATATGTCACGAAATACCTGCACTTAACTAAGCGTATGGTCAAAACCGGGCAACGTGTAAAACAAGGCGATACTATTGGTACCTTAGGTGGAACGGGGCGTGTAACAGGACCACACTTACACTATGAATTCTTAGTCAATGGCGAGCACAAAAACCCTCGTACAGTGGATTTACCACAAGCCAATTCGCTATCAGGTAAAGAGCAAACTGCATTTAAACAACGCTCAAAGCAGCAGTTAGCACATATCAACCAGCTAAGTCAGTTAGTGCCAAATAACAATATCTTGCTGAACTAA
- the erpA gene encoding iron-sulfur cluster insertion protein ErpA, translated as MSDANLPLTFSDVAANKVKTLIAEEENPDLKLRVYITGGGCSGFQYGFTFDEKVNDGDMTIENSGVTLVVDPMSLQYLIGGTVDYTEGLEGSRFFVNNPNATTTCGCGASFSV; from the coding sequence ATGAGCGATGCGAATTTGCCGCTAACTTTTTCTGACGTTGCAGCGAATAAAGTAAAAACACTGATCGCTGAAGAAGAAAACCCGGATCTAAAACTACGTGTTTACATCACTGGTGGTGGCTGTAGTGGTTTCCAATATGGCTTTACTTTTGATGAAAAAGTAAATGATGGCGATATGACCATTGAAAACAGCGGTGTAACCCTTGTTGTTGACCCAATGAGCCTACAATACTTAATTGGTGGTACGGTTGATTACACTGAAGGTCTAGAAGGTTCGCGTTTCTTCGTTAACAACCCGAATGCAACAACAACATGTGGTTGTGGTGCATCATTCAGTGTGTAA
- the clcA gene encoding H(+)/Cl(-) exchange transporter ClcA, giving the protein MTDKTHGIHMPPHLQPRALVRQLLTRDKTPVSVLFLSALVGILAGFVGTMFEIGVDWVTDQRTEWLRNEITSVLPLWLAAFIVSAALAFVGYYLVSRFAPEAGGSGIPEIEGAMEEMRPVRWWRVIPVKFFGGLGALGSGMVLGREGPTVQMGGNIGRMISDIFRLKDKEGRHSLLAAGAAGGLAAAFNAPMAGIMFVLEEMRPQFRYSLISVKCVMISAVMSNIVFRLLRGQEAVISMPQYDAPALKSLWLFLVLGMLFGGFGVLFNRLIIFALDGFIKIHRNEHKRYLITGTLIGGCFGLLLLYFPELTSGGIFLIPHATNGDYGLGMLMLLFFARIATTLLCFGSGAPGGIFAPMLALGTLFGTFYGMVTQGLYPDLGIDPGLFAIAGMGALFAATVRAPITGILLVIEMTNNYHLILPLIITTLGATMLAQMLGGQPIYSQLLHRTIKKERLRHDSPTSEANT; this is encoded by the coding sequence ATGACTGATAAAACGCATGGGATCCACATGCCTCCTCATCTTCAACCACGCGCATTGGTAAGGCAGTTACTTACCCGAGATAAGACGCCTGTTTCTGTTCTCTTTTTATCAGCATTAGTCGGTATCCTTGCCGGATTCGTTGGCACCATGTTTGAAATTGGGGTTGATTGGGTCACAGATCAACGCACAGAATGGCTGCGAAATGAAATTACCAGCGTATTACCACTATGGTTAGCGGCATTTATTGTCAGTGCTGCATTAGCTTTTGTTGGTTACTACCTTGTTAGTCGATTTGCCCCAGAAGCAGGTGGTTCAGGCATTCCTGAAATTGAGGGGGCAATGGAGGAAATGCGCCCAGTTCGCTGGTGGCGTGTGATCCCTGTGAAATTCTTCGGTGGTTTAGGGGCATTAGGCTCAGGTATGGTGCTGGGTCGAGAAGGGCCAACCGTACAAATGGGTGGTAATATCGGGCGTATGATCTCCGATATTTTTAGACTTAAAGATAAAGAAGGTCGTCACTCTTTATTGGCTGCTGGTGCTGCTGGTGGTTTAGCGGCAGCCTTTAATGCGCCAATGGCTGGCATTATGTTTGTGCTAGAAGAAATGCGCCCACAATTTCGCTACAGCTTGATCTCGGTGAAATGTGTGATGATATCGGCAGTAATGTCGAACATTGTGTTTCGCCTTTTACGTGGTCAAGAAGCCGTTATCAGCATGCCGCAGTATGATGCACCTGCATTGAAATCTCTTTGGTTATTCTTAGTGTTAGGTATGTTGTTTGGTGGTTTTGGTGTGTTATTCAATCGCCTCATTATCTTCGCATTAGACGGCTTTATTAAGATTCACCGTAATGAACATAAACGCTATTTAATTACAGGTACCTTGATTGGTGGCTGTTTTGGTCTGCTGTTACTTTACTTTCCTGAGCTAACTAGCGGCGGTATCTTTCTTATTCCTCATGCAACTAACGGCGATTACGGCCTTGGCATGTTAATGCTGTTGTTCTTTGCGCGTATTGCAACCACCTTATTATGTTTTGGCTCAGGTGCGCCCGGTGGTATTTTCGCACCTATGCTAGCCCTCGGTACTTTGTTTGGTACTTTTTACGGCATGGTGACACAAGGTTTGTACCCTGATTTGGGTATTGATCCTGGCTTGTTTGCGATTGCTGGTATGGGCGCATTGTTTGCTGCAACAGTACGTGCACCGATTACAGGGATCTTGTTGGTTATTGAGATGACAAATAACTATCATCTGATTTTACCATTGATTATTACGACTCTCGGTGCGACTATGCTGGCTCAAATGTTAGGCGGCCAACCGATTTATTCGCAGTTGCTACACCGAACAATTAAAAAAGAACGTTTACGCCATGACTCTCCAACAAGTGAGGCTAATACTTGA
- the hemL gene encoding glutamate-1-semialdehyde 2,1-aminomutase — MSNTSKSADLFAKAQQKIPGGVNSPVRAFAGVGGTPLFIERADGAYIFDADGNAYIDFVGSWGPMILGHNHIAIRDAVIDAAQQGLSFGAPTAMEITMADLVSKLVPSMEMVRMVSSGTEATMSAIRLARGFTGRDKILKFEGCYHGHADCLLVKAGSGALTLGQPSSPGVPADFAKHTLTATYNNLDSVREAFEANPDQIACIIVEPVAGNMNCIPPVPGFLEGLRAICDEFGALLILDEVMTGFRVSEGGAQGYYNIKPDLTTLGKIIGGGMPVGAFGGRREVMEYVAPTGPVYQAGTLSGNPVAMAAGHACLTVLTEEGNEKRLADITKRLADGFKALADKHGIPLAVNQVGAMFGFFFTDQENVTCYEDVTKCDVERFKRFFNLMLERGVYLAPSAYEACFTSLAHNTQIIDATLEAADYAFATLANE, encoded by the coding sequence ATGAGCAATACAAGCAAATCAGCCGATTTATTTGCTAAAGCACAACAGAAAATTCCAGGTGGCGTAAACTCGCCAGTTCGTGCTTTTGCAGGCGTTGGCGGCACCCCACTATTTATCGAACGTGCCGATGGCGCTTACATTTTTGATGCCGATGGCAATGCTTACATCGACTTCGTTGGCTCTTGGGGTCCAATGATTTTAGGTCACAACCATATCGCTATTCGTGATGCAGTGATCGATGCAGCACAGCAAGGCTTAAGCTTTGGTGCACCAACAGCGATGGAAATCACCATGGCTGATCTTGTATCGAAACTTGTACCATCAATGGAAATGGTACGTATGGTGAGCTCAGGTACAGAAGCGACGATGAGTGCAATCCGTCTTGCTCGTGGTTTCACAGGTCGTGACAAGATCTTAAAATTTGAAGGTTGTTACCACGGTCACGCAGACTGCCTATTAGTAAAAGCAGGCTCTGGCGCATTAACACTTGGTCAACCAAGCTCACCAGGTGTACCTGCAGATTTTGCTAAACACACGTTAACAGCGACCTACAATAACCTTGATTCTGTACGTGAAGCATTTGAAGCAAACCCAGATCAAATCGCTTGTATCATCGTTGAACCTGTTGCAGGTAACATGAACTGTATCCCACCAGTACCGGGCTTCCTTGAAGGTTTACGTGCGATCTGTGATGAGTTCGGCGCACTATTAATTCTTGATGAAGTAATGACAGGCTTCCGTGTATCTGAAGGCGGCGCACAAGGTTACTACAACATCAAACCAGACCTAACAACACTGGGTAAAATCATCGGTGGTGGTATGCCAGTAGGTGCCTTTGGTGGTCGTCGTGAAGTGATGGAATACGTTGCCCCAACGGGTCCTGTTTACCAAGCAGGTACTCTATCAGGTAACCCAGTTGCTATGGCGGCAGGTCATGCTTGTTTAACAGTGCTAACTGAAGAAGGTAATGAAAAGCGTCTCGCTGACATTACTAAACGTTTAGCTGATGGCTTTAAAGCACTGGCTGACAAACATGGCATTCCATTGGCAGTAAACCAAGTAGGTGCAATGTTTGGTTTCTTCTTTACTGATCAAGAAAACGTGACTTGCTATGAAGACGTTACCAAGTGTGATGTTGAACGCTTCAAACGTTTCTTTAACTTAATGTTAGAACGCGGTGTTTACTTAGCACCTTCAGCGTATGAAGCGTGCTTTACTTCGCTAGCGCACAATACTCAAATTATTGATGCGACACTTGAAGCAGCAGACTATGCTTTTGCTACGCTAGCTAATGAATAA